Genomic segment of Xanthobacter dioxanivorans:
GGTTCAGTGGGTTCGTTCTGTTCCGACAATCGCCGGTCGACCGCTGATCGTCAAAAAATCCTCCCGCCGATACAAGTCCGCCTTCCCCCTGACTGCCGCGTCATGATACCACTCATTCCCGAGGGTAAGCTTGCAGCCGACTTAAACAGGTCCATTAAATCGGGGGGACTGATGGCGAAGGGGATGGGGCGCCAGGCGTGGGCGCGTAGTCTTGCGGAGCGGCGGCTGGAGCTTTGTGCAAGCGCGAGCGTGCTGGCGTTCGCTGTAGCCACCAGCCCGACGCTTGCCCAGACCTACGGCGGCACGCGCAACAGCTTGTTTGTCAACCCGTCTCCAATCCATGGGCAGGATGCCTACAGCACCGGCTGGATCTTTAAAGACTACTATCAGGCGACGCAGGGCGCAGATGGCAAAGAACTGAACGTCGTCACAAACGGGACGATCCGCGCGGTCGATCCCACCCAGATCATCTGGATGCAGTCCATCGCGCCGGCACTGGTCGTGGGCTCGGAAGGCGGGCACGGTGGCGCCGGGCTCAAGCGTGATTATCAGGCCTTCGGCGGTGGCGCCGGCGGCAAGGTCACTGTCGAGAACAATGCCAAGATTGGCCTTTCCAACAAGCAGGGGGACAAGGCCAATCCCACTGCCCTGGTCTCCATCTACTCGAAGGGTGGCAAAGGCGGGAACGGCAACCTTTACGTCGGCTCGCCCAACAACGAGCTCTATGCCTCCGCCGGGCGCGGCGGCGACGGGGGAGCCGTCACGTTCTCCACGTCGACCGGCTTCGTGACCGAGGGCAACTACATCGCCGGGCTCTCCGTCAGTTCGAGGGGCGGCGCCGGTGGCGATTACGGCCTGTTGGACGACGACGCGCTCGAATCCATGGGCTACGGCCACGGCGGCGCCACCGGCCTTGTCACCGTGACCATAAAGCGCGGAGCGGACATCGAAACCTGGGGCTGGCACGCGCCGGGGATCGTGGTGGAAAGCGTGGGCGGCGACGGCTCCAGCTCCGGCAACGGCTACGATACACGCGGCGCGTCCGCGGGCCACGCTTATGCGAACAACGAGGACCGGCGATCCATCATCTATAATGGCGGCGGCAAGGTCACGACGCGCGCGGACGACGCGCCCGCTATCCTGCTGCAGAGCATCGGCGGCGCGGGCGGAACGGGCGGCCAGGCTGCGGTTTCCGGGCGGGGCACGCGGGCTGGCGACGGTGGCAATGGCGGCCAGATCGAGGCCGTTCAGAGCGGCGCGGTAAAGACGAGCGGGGCCAACAGCTACGGCATCGTGGCCCAGTCGGTCGGTGGCGCCGGCGGCAAAGGCGGTAACGGTATCGCCTCCGGCGGCAATGGCGGCAATGGCGGCAACGGCGGCAAGGTCGGGGTGGAAATCCGCTCCGAAGTCTCGACGTCCGGCGCCAACGCTAATGGTGTCGTGGCGCAGAGCATCGGCGGCGGGCGGGCGCTCCAGGCCTTCCAGCCCGGCGACGGGACGATTGTCATCGGTGGCGGCGATGGTGGCGAGAGCTTCGCCATGTGGCTTGGCACCGGCGGCAATGGCGGCACCGGTGGCACCGGTGGCGACGTGACCGTCACGAACGAGGGAACGGTCCGGACCGGAGGCAAGGAGGCCACCGGCGTGCTCGCGCAGAGCATCGGTGGCGGCGGCGGTGGCGGCGGCAGCGCCCTCGTGCTGGGTGCTGCCTTCAGTGTCTCGCGCGGTGGCGCCTCCGGCGGCGGCGGGGATGGTGGCACGGTCGAAGTGATCAACAACTTGGGCTACCAGGGGGTCGCTGGCGGCGTGTTCACGACCGGCGACAATGCCGCCGGCATCCTCGCCCAGTCCGTGGGTGGCGGCGGCGGTTCCGGCGGCGCCGCGGTGGCGGCCACCGCGAGCGCGGTCGTGTCTTCGGCTACAGCCCTCGGCGGAACCGGCGGCGGCGGCGGCAATGGCGGAACGGTGAAGGTGAGCGGCAACGCCGCCGTCTCGACTGCCGGCGAACGGTCTCACGGCATCGAGGCGATGAGCATCGGCGGCGGGGGCGGCGATGGGGGGGCCTCCTACGCGCTCGCGTATTCGCAAGCGGTCCACAAGAGTGTTCCCAATATCGCTGTCGGCGTGGCGTTGGGCGGCTCCGGAGGCAAGGGCGGCAACGGAGGGACCGTCACGGTCAACACCTCCGGCACCGTGACAACGACCGGGGCGGACGCGTTCGGCATTCTGGGCCTAAGCGTCGGCGGCGGCGGCGGGGACGGCGGCATATCCGATGCCCGCACCAAAGCAAGCGGCTCTGCGCTCGTCGACATCTCAACTACCGTCAGCCTGGGTGGCACCGGCGGAGACGGCGGCAAGGGTGGCGAGGTCAAGATCGACAGCTCCGGCGACGTGAGCACCAAGGGCGATCAGGCCATCGGAATCGCCGCTTACAGCATCGGCGGCGGCGGTGGTGCGGGCGGCAGCGCCTACGCGGCCGGAGCTGTTTCCGGCGCGACCGGAAACGTGGGCGTGAACGTCGCCGTGGGCGGCAAGGGCGGCGGCGGGAACACCGGCGGAACGGCCAAGGTCAAGAACGCCGGCACCATCGAGACGGAGGGATACGGCGCGCACGGCATCCATGCCCTGAGCGTGGGCGGCGGCGGCGGCAACGGCGGTGCCGGCACGGTGGCCGCATCGTCGTCAGGCATCGGTATCGGCAAGGACAAGCCGAAGGACGGAAACCCCGGAGGCAACAAGGTTCAGATCAAGGCCGTGGTGGACGTCGGCGTCGGCGGCGCCGGCGGCGGCGGCTCGAACGGGGGATTGGTCGAGGTCGTCAACACCGCGACCGTCACGACGCGCGGGGTGGAAGCCCGCGGCATCCTCGCCCAGTCCATCGGCGGCGGCGGCGGTGTCGGCGGGGCGGGCACCACACAAGGCGCCAACACCGTGCAGGTCAATGTGAGCGTCGGCGCAAAGGGCGGCGGCGCAAGCGACGGCGGCGACGTGACGGTGAAGAACCTGTCTTCGACGGCGGCGATCACCACCTATGGCGATGGCGCCCACGGCATCCAGGCCCAGTCCATCGGCGGCGGCGGCGGCTCCGGAGGATCCGGCGCCGCCGGCGCCGGCGAAACCACGATCACCAAGCTCGGTGCGTCGCTGGCGAAGAACGGCCTGAAGGCCCTCGCAATGAAGGTGCTGCCGAAGTTTTCCGCCAAATACGGGATCAAGGCAGACATCCCGATCAAGGTCACCGGCAATGTCACCATCGGCGGAAGCGGTGGCAGCGGCGGCAACGGCAAGGCGGTCACGGTCCAAAACGAGGGTGGGATCGACACCTACGGGCAGGTGGCCGCGGCCATCTACGCGCAGTCCATCGGCGGCGGCGGCGGCGATGGCGGCGCCGCCTCGATGAGCGGCGCGTCGGTCGCCAACTCCATCAAGATGGCCAATGGTGCGAGCGGCGGGGCAGCCGGCAACGGCGGAACCGTGACGGTGACGAACACCGCTACGGGCCGGATCCAGACGGCAGGCGACTCGTCCTTCGGCATCCTGGCCCAGTCCGTCGGCGGCGGCGGC
This window contains:
- a CDS encoding autotransporter outer membrane beta-barrel domain-containing protein encodes the protein MAKGMGRQAWARSLAERRLELCASASVLAFAVATSPTLAQTYGGTRNSLFVNPSPIHGQDAYSTGWIFKDYYQATQGADGKELNVVTNGTIRAVDPTQIIWMQSIAPALVVGSEGGHGGAGLKRDYQAFGGGAGGKVTVENNAKIGLSNKQGDKANPTALVSIYSKGGKGGNGNLYVGSPNNELYASAGRGGDGGAVTFSTSTGFVTEGNYIAGLSVSSRGGAGGDYGLLDDDALESMGYGHGGATGLVTVTIKRGADIETWGWHAPGIVVESVGGDGSSSGNGYDTRGASAGHAYANNEDRRSIIYNGGGKVTTRADDAPAILLQSIGGAGGTGGQAAVSGRGTRAGDGGNGGQIEAVQSGAVKTSGANSYGIVAQSVGGAGGKGGNGIASGGNGGNGGNGGKVGVEIRSEVSTSGANANGVVAQSIGGGRALQAFQPGDGTIVIGGGDGGESFAMWLGTGGNGGTGGTGGDVTVTNEGTVRTGGKEATGVLAQSIGGGGGGGGSALVLGAAFSVSRGGASGGGGDGGTVEVINNLGYQGVAGGVFTTGDNAAGILAQSVGGGGGSGGAAVAATASAVVSSATALGGTGGGGGNGGTVKVSGNAAVSTAGERSHGIEAMSIGGGGGDGGASYALAYSQAVHKSVPNIAVGVALGGSGGKGGNGGTVTVNTSGTVTTTGADAFGILGLSVGGGGGDGGISDARTKASGSALVDISTTVSLGGTGGDGGKGGEVKIDSSGDVSTKGDQAIGIAAYSIGGGGGAGGSAYAAGAVSGATGNVGVNVAVGGKGGGGNTGGTAKVKNAGTIETEGYGAHGIHALSVGGGGGNGGAGTVAASSSGIGIGKDKPKDGNPGGNKVQIKAVVDVGVGGAGGGGSNGGLVEVVNTATVTTRGVEARGILAQSIGGGGGVGGAGTTQGANTVQVNVSVGAKGGGASDGGDVTVKNLSSTAAITTYGDGAHGIQAQSIGGGGGSGGSGAAGAGETTITKLGASLAKNGLKALAMKVLPKFSAKYGIKADIPIKVTGNVTIGGSGGSGGNGKAVTVQNEGGIDTYGQVAAAIYAQSIGGGGGDGGAASMSGASVANSIKMANGASGGAAGNGGTVTVTNTATGRIQTAGDSSFGILAQSVGGGGGKSTLGMDYSSALLSTPSLISGGSAGARGTGGEVTVTNAGAIITGGAEAHGVIAQSIGGGGGVLVLDIADPYTVLELKSLTASEKATLRQYGVDVDALIKEAEAAKKAETATVQKLSLQLGATGGAFGDAGTVTVKQSNTISTTGNGAFGIIAQSIGGGGGLISDGGGSSIGTMAVTGRLGGSANSSGNGGLVAIELGTGSITTTGKGAVGIFAQSIGGGGGYTGALDTTAATYDKLLAQKDPSTGVSGGVLIKMADPSSSVTISTTGKNAHGVFAQAIGGGGGAIATEEGIVLPSAIGTTDGRTPDRQGGGLIEIALKGSVTATGDGAMGIYAQSGAQGGSGRVVLGTGKSIRVLMDGTLTGGSGTGAALFIDGGDGNHIEFRPGSTVSALSGIAVESTWGRDTLRNFGTLIGDVDLALGGTGEVNSFINELGGTYVSSTRGIVSAGLAGTIQNDGAFNIGGTNSFATATVTGGYVQSATGSLMVDVESSASGQQSDLLKLTGSATVEGSIDVHVVNALKPGRFGVIELGKGGSVTAVAQSGTYSPISWSVVRDADMVYVSPNADFSAPGGVDMTQSEDRTTAALQGRWNSGSVDMSDAKLFGQLANASSVQDYTRSIDSITPEESASVASAQTLGAMTSMKMAMSCPIFAGSGTLMEETSCAWARITGSWVHQTSSADAGGYSLNGVTYRLGAQKEISDDWFLGVTAGLTQSWLSDVSGLSDTSGVAGDIAVSLKHQVGPWLFAASGHFGYGSFDTDRLLDVGPALWRTQGTSDVLTAAARLRASYEFVNAGWYLKPFADVDFLYTGMPGYTEQGAGGMSLHFFSADQWNVAISPQLEIGGRIDLTPEFWLRPYASAGASFFANDGMDIGVSLGATPGLVPDFFTRTTIPSVLGNVTAGLQLFSTTGYELRTEYKADFGNNYLAQEASVRFAVTF